Genomic DNA from Edaphobacter lichenicola:
CAGAGAGAACAAGAAAAGTTCCGCGCAGTTCCTCGTCCATCTCGGCATGACCGGCCGCCTGCTCGTCTCAACGCCCGACACGCCGATTCCACCCCACACCCACGCCATCCTGACCCTGAGCACCGGAAAAGAGCTTCGCTTCGTCGATGCCCGCCGCTTCGGCCGGTTGTCCGTGGTCGAAGCCGCCACTCCCGAAGAAAGATACGCCGGACCAGGTGCCGAACCCCTCACCATTGGGCTTGAAGACTTCATCGCGCTCTTTCGTGGCCGTAAGACCCCGATCAAAGCCGCGCTGCTGAACCAGTCGCTTCTCCACGGCGTCGGCAATATCTACGCCGACGAGAGCCTCTTCCATGCCGGCATTCGCCCCACACGCCACGCCGGACGCCTCACCCGTGCCGAACTGACGCGTCTTCACGCAGCGCTGATCAAGGTACTCACCGAGGCGATCAAGCTGGGCGGGTCGTCCGTCTCAGATTACGTCGACGCCGACGGAGTCGCAGGCTTCTTCCAGCTGCACCACCACGCCTACTCGCGCACCGGCCAGCCGTGCCTTCTCTGCGGTACGCCTATCAAGCGCTTCGTCATCGGTGGCCGCAGCACACACTTCTGCCCCACCTGCCAAAGATAGCGTTCGGTCGAATTTAACACCACGGATTCCACGGGCTAAGCCCGAAGCCGCCGCGTTTTATCGAGCGGCGGCCAGCTCCGCCGAGACAGCAGCGCCGATCACCCTCACCTCAGGCGTATCGTCGACGATCTCCAGCGAGTACCCCTGCAGCGGACTCATCTTCACCATCTGCTGTAGATAATCCTTCACCATGGACATATCGAGAAACCGCGTGTTGAACCCCGCGATGAAGATCTTCCCCGGCCCAGCCATATGAATCGTAGTCGCCGACGCTGCGGCCAGAGCCTTGTGCCAGAGCCGTTTGAAGTCCAGGCAGCGAGCATCGCCCTGTTTGGCCGCCTCGAAGACCTCCTCCGGCTCCATGTCGAGGAAGCGCAGGCGCATCGCACGATGTCCCATGATCCCTTCCATATGCCCGCGCCCGCCGCATCCGCAGAAGCGCTCTTTCTCATCGAGCGTCACCACCGTGTGGCCGCCCTCCCACACGCCGGGAGCGAAGGGATACCGCCCATAGCCGATTCCGACCCCCAGCGTCCAGACCCGGATCATGCTGTCCAGCTTGCCGTGCATCGAAGCCAGCCCCGCAGCCATTCCATCGGCATCATTCACCGCCGTCACCGAAACGTTGAGTCCATGGTTGCGCATCTGCGCAATCAGCAGCTCCTGAATCTTCGCGCCCTTGAGCTGCGGCAGGTTTGGCGCCTCTGCGACCACGCCATCCTTCACCAAACCGGGTAAAGCCACGCCAACCGCCGTGAAATCCTTCGCCCCATCGGCTGCAAGGAGCACCTGATTTGCGATCGTCTCCACCAGAGCTTCGGTGTGCTGCTCCACCAACGCATCTTCGTCGTCGTGATCTTCAGGAAAACGTCGTACCGGTCCTACAAGCTTGTGATCCACGACCAAGCCGGCCGAGATCCGCTCCGAAAGTATTACCCCAATTGTCTTTGCCATTACGCTGTCCGCCTCGTCCTCGGGTGCCGCGTTTCTACTCAAATTTGCTGACGCGGTTCAACCCGTTGAAAGCCGCAACTTTATAACATTCTGCGAGAGTTGGATAGTTGAAGACCGTATCCACGAAATAATCCAGTGTTCCGCCCAGTGCCATCACCGCCTGGCCGATGTGCAGCAGCTCACTCGCACCCTCGCCGATGATGTGAACGCCGAGGATTAGGTGGTTCATCCGGTGGAAGATGATCTTGAGCCGGCCCGTCGTATCGCCGCGAATCTGGCCGCGCGCAATCTCGCGGTAGTAGGCCACGCCAACCTCGTACGGCACATCCTCCTCGGTCAGCTGCTCTTCAGTCTTGCCGATAAAGCTGATCTCCGGAATCGTATAAATTCCATACGGGTAAAGCCCCGGATTCGACAGAATCTTCTCGTCTCCAAACGCCCGTGCTGCAGCCACGCGACCCTGCTCCATCGACACCGATGCCAGAGACGGGAATCCGATCACATCGCCCACGGCAAAGATCGTCGGAACCTTGGTTCTGAAATCCTTATCCACCGGGATGCGCCCGCGCGAGTCGGACTCGATGCCCACCGCAGCCAGGTTCAACTCGTCCACATTGCCTTGGCGGCCGACTGCATACAGCAGAGCATCGCCCTGAACCTTCTTCTTGCTCTCGAGATTCGCCACGACGGTTCCGTCCGGCATCTCTTCGACCGACTCCACCTCTTCGTTCAGCCGCATCGTCACCCGCGAGTCTCGCAGATGGTAGCTCAGCGCCTCGATGATCTCCTGGTCGGCAAACTCCAGCAGCCGCGGCCTTCGCTCAATCAGCGTCACCCGCACTCCGAGGGCTGAGAACATACAGGTGTACTCCACCCCGATCACACCGCCGCCCACGATGATCATCGTCTTCGGCAGGTTCACCAATTCCAGCACTAGGTCCGAGTTGATGATACTGCGCCCGTTGATCGGCACCTTCGGCGAAGACGCCGGCTTGGTTCCGGTTCCGATCAGGATGTTGTTCGCCTCATACACCGTCGAGCCGCGCGAGTTCGTCACCTTCACATGCGTCGCATCTTCAAAGCTCGCCACCCCAACCAGCATCTCGATGTTGTTCCGCGAAAGCTGCGCCTCGGTCACGTCGATCTCGGTCTTGATCACGTGCTGGACCCGGAACGCCAGGTCCGCCATCGTGATCCGTTCCTTCACCCGGTAGTTCATCCCATAGATGGACTTGTAGTTGTATCCGGAGAGGTGAAGGACCGCCTCGCGCATGGTCTTCGAAGGAATCGTACCGGTGCTGATGCAGGCCCCGCCGACCACCTCGCGCATCTCCACCAGTGCGACCTTCTTGCCCAGCTTGGAAGCGTAAATTGCAGCTCGCTGCCCGGCCGGCCCGGACCCGATGACAATCAGATCGTAAACACTACTACTCATATTGGCACATACTCATGGACATCCACTCCGACGTCTTGGCGGCTCTTGTCCCGTTATCGGCCCCTCGAGTGGCGATCGTGAGGGGCCAGTTGCTTGACTGTGTGCGTGTTCGCCTTACTGCCTTGAAACTACCACACCAACATCACAGACTCCACTTAGTGGCCTTGGCACCATACACTGATTTCACCATGCTTCGCTACGCCATCACCAGCCGCGCGCTCTACCCCGGCAGCGAGCAGGAAAAACAAGCCGCCCTCCTCCGCGAGGCCTCCCGATGGATCGCCGACGGCATCGACTTCATCCAGCTAAGAGAAAAAGACCTTCCCGCAGCCACGCTCGCGAACCTCGCCCGAAACCTGCTTGAGAATATAGCCCTGACCGCCAGCCCGACGCGACTCCTGATAAACTCTCGCCCCGACATCGCCTTGGCCACCGGTGCCCACGGTGTCCATCTCACCGCCTCGCCCGACGAGCTCTCCCCCGCCCAGATCCGCGACCTCTTCCACTCCGCCGGACGTCCCAAACCCCTGATCACCCTCTCCTGCCACAGCCTCGCCGAGGTCCAGCGCGCCCGCCGCGAACAGGTAGACGCCATCGTCTTCGCCCCCGTCTTCGAGAAGCCCCTCGCCGACGGCCAGAAACTCCCCGGCCAGGGTCTCGACCAGCTACGCGCTGCCTGCATCGCCGCTGCCCCCATCCCGATCTTCGCGCTCGGCGGAGTCACCATCGAGAACGCGTCCGAATGCCTTGAGGCAGGCGCAGCCGGAGTCGCCGGAATCCGCCTCTTTCATCGCTCTTAGAAACTATCCAGAAGATGTCCCGCCTGACCGCTGAAACCCTCATGCCATAATTTAGGCTATCCGAAGAACCAGCCCAAATCCTGTCAAGCCCCCTACACACGAAAACCCGCGCCAATCCAGCACAATCGCGTGGCGTATGAGTTATCTCCAGCCCGCTATAATAACTACAGATCAGAGAAAAAGCCTCGGGGAGTTTACCGAGGCCTTTTTATTTGCAATCAGCAACTCCCGCTAACTCGTTTGGTTTCAAGAATCTGCAAGTAACCCTTTTGATTTGACGTATTTGCAGACACTGCATCCGTCTAAACCATTAATAATAAAAGACTTACACGCGGGTAATAGGGGGGGGGGTAGATGGCAGTCCGGAGAACGAAACTAGGAAGGAAGCAGCGCCGCTTCAATGCCGGAGTTCACCTCGGCCTGGGCGAACTCCGCGGCCACACGCACGCCGTTCATGATCGCCTTCTCATTCGACGACCCATGGCCTACGATGCAAACACCCCGCACGCCCAACAGCACCGCACCGCCGTACTCCGAGTAATCCAGTCTCTTCTTGAACTCGGCAAAGGCCCGGCGCGACAGCAGCGCCCCAACCTGAGAGGTCACCGTGGACTTCAACGACTCGCGCAACGACGCACTCAGCAACTGGGCCGTCCCCTCAATCGACTTCAGCGCCACATTCCCCACAAAACCGTCGCACACCGCCACATCGCTGTGCCCGTTGAACAGGTCGCGACCCTCCACGTTCCCCTTGAAGTTGATCCCCTTCAAAGCGCGCAGCAGCGGCAGAGTATCACGAGTCAGAGCGTTGCCCTTCGAATCCTCCTCTCCAATCGAGAGAAGGCCAACGCGAGGGTTGTTGATCCTCAGGATGTTCTTGGCATACATGTGGCCCATCACGGCAAACTGGACCAGATTGTCCGGATCGCAGTCGACATTCGCCCCAACGTCCAGCAGCAACGAGGGAATGCGATGGACGGTCGGCAGAATCTGGGCCAGCGCAGGCCGGTCGACACCGGAAAGCATCCCCAGAACCATCTTGGCGGTAGCCATCGCCGCGCCGGTGTTGCCTGCGGTAAAGAACCCCGAGGCACGACCCTCGCGGACCATCTTCAGGCCCACCCGCATGGTCGAATCGCGCTTGGAGCGGACCGCCTGAGCGGCCTTGTCGTCCATCGTGATCCACTCGGTGGCAGGCACGATGAACACCGGAAGACGCTGTCCACGCAGCGCCTGCCGCAGAATCGGACGAAGCCTGTCCTCCGGGCCAACCAGGTGGACGCGAACGTCATACTGGCGCACAGCAAGGACGGCCCCGCGAACCTCTGGTTCGGGGGCCTTGTCGGAACCCATTGCGTCTACAACGATGTCAGTCGGCATCAGCAGGGAAGAGCAGGGTTTGAGGGGAAGATATTAGCTGGCTTCTTTGGTCACGAGAACGTCGCGGCCCTTGTACGTACCGCACTTGCGGCAGGCACGATGGGGAAGCTTGCGCTCGTGGCAGTTGGGGCACTCGGAGAGGCCGGTGGGGGTCAAAAAGTCGTGGCTGCGGCGCTTGGCAGTCCGTTGCTTGGAGTGGCGCCGTTTCGGATTAGGCATTGCAGTATCCCTTTCAATCGGCCGCGGCAATCACGCAAAAAACACGCAGTCGACGAGGCAAAAACTTGATTAGTGCTTCAGCTCGAGCTTGTCGGTCAGAGTCCCCAGACCCGCAAGCGCATTCCAACGCGGATCAGCCGGAGCCTCCTCGCAGGAGCATTTCGCTTGATTCAGGTTCTGACCACAGCGCGGGCAAAGCCCCTTGCAGTCTGCCGTACAGAGGGTACGACTCGGCAGGGAGAGTAACACCTGCTCGCGCACCACATCCTCCAGCAAAAGACCGCTCTCTTGATAATACCCGATTTCGGTCTCATCCGCAGTAATAGAACGCTCCCCGGCATCCGCATCGGCGGATTCGGGACGAAAGATGAGGTCGAAATCGCCCGTAAGCGGCACCTTGACCGGGTCGACGCACCGCGCACAGAGAATCTCGAAGTCCGCACTGTAGTTCGCCCGCAGCCGGATATCGTTCACATGCGAGCTGGAGCTGCGGTGCTCAATCAACAGGTCTGCGACGCCGTTGACGGGCAGCGGCCCGACCTGCCGGATATCGGAGGCATAGTCCAACGCCCCTGGAGCGATGACTTCATTGAATTCAAGGGGTTCGTCTACGAGTTGGAGCGGAGTAATCAGCACATCGTTAAGGGTAGCAGGTTCCAGCCACAGATCAAGTCCTGCCGGACGGGCCCACTGCGCGTGGGGCGGTCACTTCGCGACGCGTATACCGCTTCGCCCCGGCGCTCCCGTTGGTCGCGAGGGAAGATTGATTCCGACCAACGGGAGGACCACGCGAAGCTCTAAAAAGGCGTGCGAACGCCCGCCCTCCGCGCAGGAGGCCCGTCCGGCAGGACAGAAGCTTCTAAGCAGCCCGTCGCCGACGCCCGCTCAGCAGATAAATCGCCGCCCTCAGCTCCAACAACGGATCGTCCGATGGCTCGATCCCCCCCACCCGCGGAATCGGATCGAAGATGATCTGCTGCTGCTCCTGCGCGTTATCGGCTACCAGCGCCGTCAAAGCGAAGCTGCCGAGTTCAACAACTTTTCGATCTTCCGGCCAATGATTGGTCGCGTCGTCCACCACATCGCCATCGTTCGCAAGCTGCACCAGGATCTTGAACTTGATTGGCCCTTTCGCAACACGCTCCGCGATCTCATCCATCAGGTAGTTCGGGTCCTTAGCAGCAGCCGCAGCATCATCCAGATGATCGTTCCCAGCCTCAGGAACGATCCGATAGCGTCCAAACCAACTGACTCCATCCTTATTGGTGAACTTCATCGCGGTTACACCAAAGTAGCTCTCGCGAGCAAAGCTCGAAGGCGCAGGCTTCGGCGCCTGAACGAACGCAAGCGCCTTCGGATGCGAACCAAGAAACGCCTCAAGCGGAGAACCTGCCAAATTCTTAGGGTCACTCGTCGCAAGAGCCTTCAGTAACTCCAGAAACTCCGGCCCTGTTCTCGTCGGAAAGCCATCCGTCGAATGACAGACGATATCGGTGTGAACGTGTTCCGCAAGGTTGAACCGAATCGCGAGTCCTCGGGGATTTGCATTCGGATCGTTATCAGGCACCAGCGGAATGCCTGTCGAGTCGGAGAATCGCACCGTCACTGGAGTCGACTGCCGCGAGATGTGCGGCGCTTTCGTAAGTGTGGCCGCCTCAGCAGAAGGCGTAAACGTCCCAGTCAGCATTATGCCCTTGGCATGGGCGGGTCGAAAGCCCGGGTTCAATCCGAAGATTGTGTCGAACTGCTGCAGCAGTTGCTGGCTCAATGCGATTATCTTTTCGTCGGTAGGAAGCGGCATCGTTATTTCTCCTCATCACAATCTACTGGACTCTGATTCAACCAAAGTTACAACCGACTCTTTCCTCTGCTAATTGCTCGCGCAAGAGTACACAGGTCTACCGCTGTGGAACGAAGAAAAAGTTCGCATCTTTACCAACCCCTTGCTACGTCCAATACCGATGAGCAAGAAGTGGCAAGCATCAGACATTCCATCGCTCGCAGACAAGCGGGTTCTGATCACCGGAGCGAACAGCGGTATCGGCTATCATGCCGCTCTAAAACTCGCCCGCAAGGGTGCTCACGTCATCTTTGCCTGCCGCGATCAGAGACGAGGCGAAGCAGCCCTGGCCCGTATGGAAGCCGATTCGCCGGGCTTGCGCACCGAACTGGCAATTCTTGACCTCGCTTCTCTCTCTTCCATCCAGCATTTTGCGGCCGCGGAGCTCGCGCAACATCGTCCGCTGCACCTGCTTATCAACAACGCCGGCGTCATGGCTCCGCCCCGTCGTATGGAGACAGCCGATGGCTTCGAGCTGCAATTCGGCACTAACGTTTTAGGCCACTTCGCTCTTACCGGACTTCTTATGCCCGCGCTTCAGGAGGCTGCCGCTGTATCTTCTGCCGATGCTGCCGGAAGACCTCGGGTAGTGACCATTGCGTCGATTGCGCACAAGCGAGGACGCATAAACTTCGACGATTTAAACTCAAAGCGAAAATACTCTCCTATGGGCGCTTATCAACAATCAAAGCTCGCTAATCTCCTGATCGCCTTCGAGCTGGACCGTCGCCTGCGAGCTGCGAACTCACCCATCATGAGCGTCGCGGTGCACCCTGGTGTTGCGAATACAAACCTCTTCCAGTCGGGCGAATACTCGGCAGCTGAAAAGAGCTTCCGCATGATCCTGGGTCATGTTATTGGCATTGCTCTCAACACAGACTCCGAAGGGGCTCTCCCAACGCTCTATGCTTCAACAGCTCTTGATGCAAGGGACGGTGGATACTATGGTCCACAAGGCTTTCAGGAGATGCGTGGTGATGAAGTAGGACCAGCAAAGATAGCTGCACAAGCGAACGACGCCGCCGCTGCAATTCGCCTGTGGCAAGTCTGCGAAGAAATGACAGGACTTAAATTCTTTAGAGCTGTAGTCGATGTCGCCTCGTGATCCTGATAAGGATCTCGACAATTGCACGCTGACGCGGTCTCGCTCGAGCGAACTACTCAGCGACTCACTTCGATACGGTTATGGACAGTATCGCTCCACGTAATGGATCCACAGTTAGATCTACACTGGCGTAGTGTCAAGAATGCCGCAAAAACGGCAACTAGCGCATTTTTTACAAATACAACAGCGGTCTTCAGAACTTCAATTCCGGAAAGCTGATTTTTACCATCGAAGAAACTCACGCGGACCTGAGTTCGGTCCGCGTGAGTCGGATGCGACATTGCTGCTACTGAACCACAAGGGCCAACTTTTGAGAGACTGTCGTGTTCCCGGCTGCGGCCGTGACGGTTAACGCATAGGTACCAGGGGGTCACTGCAGGACTTACAGGTTGCGAACTTTCTTTGGAACCACCTCTACAAGCAGTGAGAGTGATCAGTAGTGCACTCGCTGCACAGAGCATCTGGATTTTAGAGGAGTTCCACTTGCGGGCGGGGAGACGCTTGCGCACGAGCAGGAATATTGGCGCGGTGAAGAGTGAAAACAGACCGAGACCGGCCACGATGGTATCTGATAGGCCGTCTGAACTGAGGTAGAGATTGTCACAGCGAAGTTAGCCGAACCTCCTCTTGGCAGGGTCACAGTTGATGGAACGATTAAACATGACGCATTTTGTGGAGCGCCGGAACAGGTGAGCGCGACCGTACCACTAAATCCGGGGGTGCCCGAAAGAGAAAGATTGTAAGTCGCGGCCTGTCCACTCGCTACCGTAGTAGTTGTGGCGCCTCCCGTGCCAACGCCAATTGTCAACGGCTGTACTCCAGTGCCACTCAAGGCGACTGTTTGGGGGCTGCCCGTTGCGTTGTCACTCACCGTGAGCGTGCCGTTGCGTTGTCCTATGACGGTGGGAGTGAAAACGATCAAAACCTGGCATGTGGCGTTTACCGCCGGCGTCCTCCGCAGGTATTCGTCTGTGAAAAGTCCCCGCTTGCCACAACGCCGGAAATACTCAAGACTGCTGTTCCAGTGTTGGTCAGAGTGATCGCCTGAGCAGAACTGGACGTTCCCAGAGCGATGTTGCCAAAATCCACCGACGTAGCTGAAGAGGTAAATTGAGGGATCGCTGCCATGATGGTGAAGACCTGAGTAGAGGAGGTCCCACCACCAGGCGCTGGATTCGTCACCGTGACTTGAGCGGTCCCGCTTTGGGCTAAATCGGAAGCGGGTACCAACGCGGCGAGTTGGGTGCTGCTTACATACGTCACCGCCAGCATGCCTGTCACAAGCTCCGCCATCTCACCTGATGGAAAATACCTCGCATTCACCGACAAATCCGGAATGTATTTGCGGCAGGTCGAAGGTGGAGAAACGCATAAGCTCTCGTTTCCAGAAGACTCCCCCCTTGCTCATATCGAAGGCTGGTTTCCGGACAGCGTGCATCTTGTTGTCTCCTCTTGCACCGAAGGCACAAGAAATACAAGTAGCCTCTGGCGAGTATCCACGATGGGTGGAACGCCGATAAAACTGAATGGCGCTGGCTCATTTGCCCGGGTTTCTCCGGACGGTTCACAGATAGCTTTCCTTCAAGCCGGGCTCGGTCGAAGTGAACTGTGGTTGATGAGTTCAGACGGCGAAGCGCCTCACAAAATCGTCGGCGCTGACGAATCCGACGAGCAATACCTAAGTCCTGTTGCCTGGTCGCCAGACAGCAGGCGAGTCGCGTACGTCAGGAGAACCATTCATCTGTGGGGTAGAGACACTGCAACGATCGAGATCTTTGATCTTGCAAGCGGACGAACAGATCGCTTGATCTCGAATCCGGCCCTCGGCCAATTGCTTGCCTGGCCCCAGGAGAAGTCGCTGATTTACACGCGCAGTGAAGATGCGCCCAATGAAAAATACTCCAATCTCTGGCGCACACAACCAGACTCGCAGGGTTCGGGGACGTGCGGATATCAACCTCTCGCCGAGTTGGACAGTGTCAACGGGCTCGGGTTTCTCTTACTCATTCGGCGGCGTTCCAGCCTATTGCCCGGTCATACTTCTGGACTACTCGGGAACACTTCTCTGCGAGCAATACAGTCAGGTTTACACCCAGGAAAACTACAGTAATGATGTCGGCGTTCGTGGCAAGTTCAGGACTGGTTCTCTCACTCATTCTGTTGTCGCCGGATGGAACCGTATGCAGCAAACAGGAAGCTACCAAGAAACCAATGACCTCGGTCCATCCCAACCTTACAATCTCTACACGCAATATCGCCCGAATGCTCGTAACATCATTCTTCCCGAATCGCCGCCTATAGTCTTGAGAGACAACCATAGCACCAAGGGTTGGTATCTCGGCGATACCATCGGCATGGTACGTGACAAACTGTTAGTGACAGGTGGCTTCCGCAGATCGACTGTCAGGCTGCAAGACAATTTTCTCGATAACATGCCGTCACCAAGTCTCTATCTTAAGAGTGCGTTCACCCATGCGGCTGCGTCGCTGTTTCAGGTAACACCCGAATATTTCGCTCTATGGCAATTTCATCCAGGCGCTGGAGCCTGGAGCCGTTGCTCCTCCCGAGACAAAGAATGCCGGGCAGGTATTTCCGCCAGCCATCAGCAATCAGGTTGAAGCAGGACGAAAGTTCATTTTGGCAGATGGGCTGGAACGATCGCCTTTTACCGCATCAGCGAAGCCTACGGCGTGGTGAGCGCCGTTACCGATCGCCAACTTTCACACAGAATGGGCGCGAGGTAGATGAAGGGATAGAGATCAGTTTTACGGGAGATGTCGTTCCCAGCCTTCACGCGATACTCTCCGTGAGCTTCATCAACTCCAGGCAGCGCTCTACTGGCATTCCGGATACGGAGGGGAAAAGTGTCTCTTCAGTGCCGAGCGCAGCGGAGCGCGTCAGACTTGAGTTGGGAGGTTTTTCACGTCAAAAACCTGATGCTCATTTGCAACTTGATTCAAAACGGGTCCGCCCCATTCGATGACATCAACAGCTATCACATGCCCTCGTGGACAACGCTGGATTTGGGAGCACGGTACGTATTCGGTCGCGAAAAGACGATGGCGATCCTGGCAGGTAACAAACGTCTCCGACAGTAAGTTTTGGACCTCAGGTTTTCGGGCGGACTCACTCCCTCTGGCCACCTGCGGTAAATCTTACGATCTCGAAGGTTCTAACTATCATCTTCTGGATTCCAGATGAGCCACGTGCAATGTATCCACTCGGCCGAGAACCAGCTTATTGGACAAGTTTGATTGTTGCCAATTTGACTCGTTACGGCCTTCTCAATGAGCGCATAATCGCCGAGGCACTCACCGATAGGCTTTCCTCCAACGCGAACGCAACGAGAGTCGCTCGTGTAGAGTTCGAAATAGAAAGAATGGGTTCTACTGTAAGCTGCTCAAAACAGAGGGGCAAATGAATGGTCGGCCCTTGTAGACGATTTTCGAACTTTTTAGCTTCCACACCCTAACATTCCCGGACCTACTATCGCCAAAGGAGGGACAACCGAGCTTTCGGTTGTCCCTCTCGCTTGGGTCGCTTTCTTTATTGGATGGTAACGGTGAGATTGTTGGAATTCCCGGAGCCCGGGTTCTGACTAGCGAGAGTGATAGTTTGTGCGCTGGCGAGATCGGCTGCCGCGATCGCCACCTGCAGATGCGCATTGTCAACAAACGTGGTGGTTCGCGGAGATCCATTCCAAAGCACCGTTGCCCCGGGCAGGAAGCCGGTTCCTGTAACGGTGATGTAAAGATTGCCGCTGCCCACTGCTATCGTCGAGTGATCAGTGCTGCTGAGTGTCGGTGCAGGGTTGCTTGTCGCTTCTGCAGGAACCACGAACGGCCCACGCATCAGAAAGATCTGCGGCGTGTTCGAGGTTTGCGTACTCGGAATCACATAAGCCAGTCCATCCTGCCCAAAGCGGATCCCTGGCAGAGCCGAGACGGTGCCCCCGGGCAGTTGTATCTGCTGCTCCTGCGTGAAGTGCTGAGTATCAAACCGCTCCAGGTAATAGGCAGCTGTACCCGCGTCGTTGACGCCGATAACGAAGGCCTTGGACTCAGCCTGATAGGGCACGACCCCGCCTCCGACGAGACTGATCGAGGACTCACCATTTCCCAGAGGTAGAACGGCCACCTGGGAAGGTGGTGTTGTGCTGGGATTGACAATGCCTCCGGCCGATCCAAAGACCAGGCCGCCGTCTACTGCAAACTGGCCCCCAAAGCCGCCAAAGCCATTCAGTGTAGTGCCATCGATCAGCGATACCCCGGTTGAATCGACGCTGTATCGATAAAACTCTGCGCCACTGGTGTAGCTATCGTAGGCATAGAAGTGGGTGGCGTCCACGAAGACCGGATTATCGCCGCTGTAGGGTTGGGAGATCTTGCTGCGGAAGGCACCCGTACTGCCGGAGATATCGTAGATGCCAATACCGTAGAACGAGTTGAACTCGACGGCCACGCTCGAATCCGTGCCAGGCACTGCAGCAATGCTCGTCGCAGCGACGTCACCACTGTTACCAAACTCCGTGGAGAGAATAGGAACTGTAACATCCATGGTTTGATTAAGGAGATTGAACCGACCCAGACTCTTGGCTCCGCTAAGACCGATGAAGAGGTACTTGCCATCGCTGGTCTCAGAGAGCAGGTTCGGCTCACTGCCTACCTGAATCGTAGTCCCTACGCTCCCAGTAGTTGGGTCGATGGCAACCAGACTGTTGCCTGTGATGGCGGTCGAGGAACTTGGCAGAACAGCATAGATCTTTCGCGTGAAAGGATCGAAGCTGATGACGTTTGCAGGGACATTCAGCAGTTGGTAAATATGCAGAGGGAGGCCGGCGGACTGTCCTCCACCAGGCGTGGGGGTAGTGACCGAGACCTGCGCCCAGCCGAGGTTCTGGATCAGCGAGGAGTCAACCATGGCGGTCATCTGACCCGCGCTGACAAAAGTCGTAGGCAGCGTTTGCCCATTCCATAAAATGCTGGAGCCGGAGGTGAAGCCAGTACCGTCGACAGTCAACGTTGTCGTTGAACTGCCTGCCTGAATCAAAGACGGCGAAATCTGTGTGACGTTGGGCGCCGCGTTGAATACGTTACCAGTCACCATAGTG
This window encodes:
- the mutM gene encoding bifunctional DNA-formamidopyrimidine glycosylase/DNA-(apurinic or apyrimidinic site) lyase produces the protein MPELPEVETVANGVHARIHGQTVRSVWTSNKPQTFKSSPEAIVEALTGSRIDRVHRVGKTIVVDLSRSRENKKSSAQFLVHLGMTGRLLVSTPDTPIPPHTHAILTLSTGKELRFVDARRFGRLSVVEAATPEERYAGPGAEPLTIGLEDFIALFRGRKTPIKAALLNQSLLHGVGNIYADESLFHAGIRPTRHAGRLTRAELTRLHAALIKVLTEAIKLGGSSVSDYVDADGVAGFFQLHHHAYSRTGQPCLLCGTPIKRFVIGGRSTHFCPTCQR
- a CDS encoding ROK family protein, which encodes MAKTIGVILSERISAGLVVDHKLVGPVRRFPEDHDDEDALVEQHTEALVETIANQVLLAADGAKDFTAVGVALPGLVKDGVVAEAPNLPQLKGAKIQELLIAQMRNHGLNVSVTAVNDADGMAAGLASMHGKLDSMIRVWTLGVGIGYGRYPFAPGVWEGGHTVVTLDEKERFCGCGGRGHMEGIMGHRAMRLRFLDMEPEEVFEAAKQGDARCLDFKRLWHKALAAASATTIHMAGPGKIFIAGFNTRFLDMSMVKDYLQQMVKMSPLQGYSLEIVDDTPEVRVIGAAVSAELAAAR
- the sthA gene encoding Si-specific NAD(P)(+) transhydrogenase, whose product is MSSSVYDLIVIGSGPAGQRAAIYASKLGKKVALVEMREVVGGACISTGTIPSKTMREAVLHLSGYNYKSIYGMNYRVKERITMADLAFRVQHVIKTEIDVTEAQLSRNNIEMLVGVASFEDATHVKVTNSRGSTVYEANNILIGTGTKPASSPKVPINGRSIINSDLVLELVNLPKTMIIVGGGVIGVEYTCMFSALGVRVTLIERRPRLLEFADQEIIEALSYHLRDSRVTMRLNEEVESVEEMPDGTVVANLESKKKVQGDALLYAVGRQGNVDELNLAAVGIESDSRGRIPVDKDFRTKVPTIFAVGDVIGFPSLASVSMEQGRVAAARAFGDEKILSNPGLYPYGIYTIPEISFIGKTEEQLTEEDVPYEVGVAYYREIARGQIRGDTTGRLKIIFHRMNHLILGVHIIGEGASELLHIGQAVMALGGTLDYFVDTVFNYPTLAECYKVAAFNGLNRVSKFE
- a CDS encoding thiamine phosphate synthase; its protein translation is MLRYAITSRALYPGSEQEKQAALLREASRWIADGIDFIQLREKDLPAATLANLARNLLENIALTASPTRLLINSRPDIALATGAHGVHLTASPDELSPAQIRDLFHSAGRPKPLITLSCHSLAEVQRARREQVDAIVFAPVFEKPLADGQKLPGQGLDQLRAACIAAAPIPIFALGGVTIENASECLEAGAAGVAGIRLFHRS
- the plsX gene encoding phosphate acyltransferase PlsX, with amino-acid sequence MPTDIVVDAMGSDKAPEPEVRGAVLAVRQYDVRVHLVGPEDRLRPILRQALRGQRLPVFIVPATEWITMDDKAAQAVRSKRDSTMRVGLKMVREGRASGFFTAGNTGAAMATAKMVLGMLSGVDRPALAQILPTVHRIPSLLLDVGANVDCDPDNLVQFAVMGHMYAKNILRINNPRVGLLSIGEEDSKGNALTRDTLPLLRALKGINFKGNVEGRDLFNGHSDVAVCDGFVGNVALKSIEGTAQLLSASLRESLKSTVTSQVGALLSRRAFAEFKKRLDYSEYGGAVLLGVRGVCIVGHGSSNEKAIMNGVRVAAEFAQAEVNSGIEAALLPS
- the rpmF gene encoding 50S ribosomal protein L32, with amino-acid sequence MPNPKRRHSKQRTAKRRSHDFLTPTGLSECPNCHERKLPHRACRKCGTYKGRDVLVTKEAS
- a CDS encoding YceD family protein, which produces MLITPLQLVDEPLEFNEVIAPGALDYASDIRQVGPLPVNGVADLLIEHRSSSSHVNDIRLRANYSADFEILCARCVDPVKVPLTGDFDLIFRPESADADAGERSITADETEIGYYQESGLLLEDVVREQVLLSLPSRTLCTADCKGLCPRCGQNLNQAKCSCEEAPADPRWNALAGLGTLTDKLELKH
- a CDS encoding catalase family peroxidase, whose product is MPLPTDEKIIALSQQLLQQFDTIFGLNPGFRPAHAKGIMLTGTFTPSAEAATLTKAPHISRQSTPVTVRFSDSTGIPLVPDNDPNANPRGLAIRFNLAEHVHTDIVCHSTDGFPTRTGPEFLELLKALATSDPKNLAGSPLEAFLGSHPKALAFVQAPKPAPSSFARESYFGVTAMKFTNKDGVSWFGRYRIVPEAGNDHLDDAAAAAKDPNYLMDEIAERVAKGPIKFKILVQLANDGDVVDDATNHWPEDRKVVELGSFALTALVADNAQEQQQIIFDPIPRVGGIEPSDDPLLELRAAIYLLSGRRRRAA